In one Lolium rigidum isolate FL_2022 chromosome 3, APGP_CSIRO_Lrig_0.1, whole genome shotgun sequence genomic region, the following are encoded:
- the LOC124696539 gene encoding uncharacterized protein LOC124696539, translating to MAALRVAARRLISGGGQTPVVAVGEAQHRIFPRLFQVNRATSTTSSATAANSNTAAAKGLEADGQERLLKEIRNRREQLYDLTSEAQTMYNIPGTAGQEVAQLRRELAAQIEPRSNDRTWRILRGISIFERYGGIMAFMFSLYVLTNMAIGSIVKLGPEERRWIKKKRKEASKGRSGDNVSLK from the exons ATGGCGGCGCTTCGAGTCGCGGCGAGGAGGCTCATCAGTGGCGGCGGCCAGACGCCGGTCGTGGCCGTGGGAGAGGCGCAGCACCGGATCTTCCCGAGGCTCTTCCAGGTCAACCGGGCAACTTCTACCACGTCCTCCGCGACTGCTGCAAACAGCAATACGGCGGCCGCCAAG GGTCTCGAAGCTGACGGACAGGAAAGACTCTTGAAGGAAATCCGTAACAGGAGGGAGCAGCTGTACGATCTGACATCGGAAGCGCAAACAATGTACAACATTCCAGGCACGGCAGGCCAAGAAGTTGCTCAGCTGCGCCGGGAGCTTGCAGCTCAAATTGAGCCTAGATCCAATGATAGGACGTG GCGCATACTACGAGGAATAAGTATATTTGAGCGTTATGGGGGAATTATGGCGTTTATGTTTTCCTTGTATGTGCTGACAAACATGGCCATTGGCTCGATTGTTAAATTGGGGCCAGAAGAACGGCGATGGATCAAGAAGAAACGGAAGGAGGCAAGCAAGGGGAGGAGTGGAGACAATGTCTCTCTTAAATGA